In Deltaproteobacteria bacterium, the genomic window ATTAAGAGCTTATGCAGAAAGGAAGTAATTGGGACCGGCGGCCTTTTAGATCAGGCAATCCAATAGGCGTTTCAATTTAAAGAGTCACTGGCCCCAACTATCCCTATTTCCATTTCAGACTGATTTTGAGTGGTGAAAATGTGTATCCGGGATAAATCATAATTGTAGCTCGCTACAATGTCAAGACTTAATTTGTTGATTTCTACAATTTATTATGGAAAAGTTTAAAAGTACACCTTTCGGAGAAAGACTTCAAATAGCTATAGACGAGCTATATGCCGGTAAGAAAAGCCATTTTGCAAAGGCTCTGGGCATTGATCCCTCCTTTGTAGGGAGCTGGATCAACACAGGTAGTTTGCCAAGTGGCGAAAAGCTTGAATTGATAGCTGGCAAGACAGTAATCAACCTGAACTGGCTCCTAACCGGAAAGGGCGAGAAATATATTAAGCAAAAACCAGCGGAGAACGCTGAGGAGACAGTCAAAGACCTCACACCCACCGAGATAAATGAACTCGTAGCTAATCTTAATCAACTTCCCGCCGCAGCGAGGGACGCACTTTTCGCACAGGCGAAAACATTGGCCCAAGCCTTTAATAAAGCGTATAAGGAATCCACCGAAGTTGATGACGGGGAGTAGTCAGGGATAGCTGTCCCCAATTACCTGAAATATACCGATGAACCTTGTAAGGCTGATTTATTCAGAAAATTTATAGCTACAAATAATCAGAAGTGAAACACCTTTTTTTATAAACAATAAATAGTTTCAATCTCTAACGGGGGAAATCGTGGGGGAAAAGAAAGCGAGAATTTTAAAGGCCCATCATCCGATAATCGGATGATGGGCCTTTTTTAGTAACTTAGAAATAATTTTCTAACCTTG contains:
- a CDS encoding helix-turn-helix domain-containing protein, yielding MEKFKSTPFGERLQIAIDELYAGKKSHFAKALGIDPSFVGSWINTGSLPSGEKLELIAGKTVINLNWLLTGKGEKYIKQKPAENAEETVKDLTPTEINELVANLNQLPAAARDALFAQAKTLAQAFNKAYKESTEVDDGE